The Lysobacter panacisoli genome includes a window with the following:
- the rpoE gene encoding RNA polymerase sigma factor RpoE: MAEMTLPKDMELDQELVGRVQRGDSAAFDALVRKYQHRITALIGRYISDWSECQDVAQETFIRAYRALPNFRGDAQFYTWLHRIAVNTAKNHLVAQNRRPPTDDVDAMDAEQFDTGTRLRDTDTPEHELLRQEIERTVMRVVEGLPEELRAAITLREVDGLSYEDIAQKMGCPIGTVRSRIFRAREAIDAELRPLIDHDTADTAQR, translated from the coding sequence ATGGCCGAAATGACATTGCCAAAAGACATGGAGTTGGACCAGGAGCTGGTCGGTCGCGTGCAGCGCGGCGACAGCGCGGCGTTCGATGCGCTGGTGCGCAAGTACCAGCATCGGATCACCGCGTTGATCGGGCGCTACATCTCCGACTGGAGCGAATGCCAGGACGTGGCCCAGGAAACCTTCATCCGCGCCTACCGGGCGCTGCCGAACTTCCGGGGCGATGCCCAGTTCTATACATGGTTGCACCGCATAGCCGTGAATACCGCCAAGAACCACCTCGTCGCGCAGAACCGCCGTCCGCCCACCGACGACGTCGATGCGATGGACGCGGAGCAGTTCGACACGGGGACGCGACTGCGCGACACGGACACACCGGAACATGAACTCCTGCGGCAGGAAATCGAACGCACGGTGATGCGTGTGGTCGAAGGACTGCCAGAGGAACTGAGGGCCGCGATCACCCTGCGCGAGGTGGACGGCCTGAGCTACGAGGACATCGCGCAGAAGATGGGTTGCCCCATCGGTACCGTTCGTTCGCGCATTTTCCGAGCGCGCGAGGCGATCGATGCCGAACTGCGGCCCCTGATCGACCACGACACAGCGGACACTGCCCAGCGATGA